A single window of Gambusia affinis linkage group LG18, SWU_Gaff_1.0, whole genome shotgun sequence DNA harbors:
- the LOC122820280 gene encoding zinc finger protein 638-like, translating into MLSSSNCSSSQGPSDFDMDESGSSTINLSRFIDETIRISDIRVDISRKQDNNDKAGTEQPYPYPDSPENNLELAIKILQRFGLEKEDLESLLSYPEDQITVTNLPVILEQICITKKKKTTDCSNFLQVTSTTGFDHFSCSEGEQIHRVDQNFGFNGVLEETSKRRSSAEVKNWDSDDQKSSSNSSGSVRTFVDHPANNWNNLQTQPSQSLQSILSLFPLVTQETDRHSANSEGSEPKSNWSSTPEMKQIAEIKQFVSIPGDRDPGQAINDNMCNNESKANGQITIVVETKKNQKSNQKYEKTQSYSDLNPAPPPSMRPTCPPEAASTQWLLPPSGRAFLPDPTGFNGLPPRAMMEDYTAAMPRSFPHTCSLCSIVCVNIKNWIVHQNINFHIKACILFRKTYPTWDCTVPLFESFPDKDSSTSAQTFQRYDHRVGSESRSRSRSRSRSIGPYRLENKCYRSRSSSCSPGPHFHDAWMDRSKPEQREDPNTHRSLSPPSTSHDRSDSRSRRRRSSSGRRSKKKKSSSDRRHRRSTRPSSKRLRSSRIQQLTKKLLRTSAVRSLMKKPKLKTVVRTLVPIILAELKNLKSSSSSSSSHSSNKKLDSNFSKVKSDLQIGEPGSSRKPQDDVPKVKRMKSLNIQGTSATVVKEKEKQFSVEPKVFRRRPTKPVSSTDLALHSTRHNASLPKRRMTTSRRISKAKALVSKARIILTQQFVRSLKVGTVKFKVKKQVSKLLGSTKLMFTKKKVAGSDSKKTHKEFKQSLKGLEEKTTEEMIKIRIEHLQEDVSKEEMKENEDVMEVENLETLQTKEFEDAETLKHLEIRSADCVEVKTTTTVELQRSLSSEPAESYASSCSVFVPEPADPPQTEQNLLKAPTSSVGSSSESE; encoded by the exons atGCTTTCTTCTTCAAATTGCTCTTCTTCTCAAGGACCTTCAGACTTTGATATGGATGAATCTGGTTCTTCCACAATAAATTTATCACGTTTTATAGATGAAACTATAAGGATAAGTGATATTAGAGTCGATATCAGCAGGAAACAAGACAACAATGACAAAGCTGGGACAGAGCAACCCTATCCTTACCCCGATAGCCCAGAGAATAATCTAGAACTGGCCATCAAGATCCTCCAACGGTTTGGGCTTGAAAAAGAAGATTTGGAAAGTCTTCTCTCCTACCCTGAAGACCAGATCACTGTAACAAATCTGCCTGTCATCTTGGAGCAAATCTGCATTacgaagaaaaagaaaacaactgattGTTCAAACTTTCTACAAGTCACAAGTACAACTGGATTTGACCATTTTAGTTGTTCAGAAGGTGAACAGATTCACAGAGTCGATCAAAATTTTGGGTTTAATGGAGTTTTGGAAGAAACTAGTAAAAGAAGGAGCTCAGCAGAGGTGAAAAACTGGGATTCAGATGATCAGAAAAGCTCTTCCAACAGTTCTGGCTCAGTCAGGACCTTTGTGGACCATCCAGCCAATAATTGGAATAACCTGCAGACCCAACCAAGTCAGAGTTTACAGTCCAttctctctttgtttcctcTGGTGACGCAAGAAACCGATAGACATTCTGCCAACTCTGAAGGATCTGAACCAAAATCCAACTGGAGTTCAACAcctgaaatgaaacaaattgcTGAAATTAAGCAATTTGTTTCAATACCTGGAGACAGAGACCCTGGCCAAGCCATTAATGACAACATGTGCAACAATGAGAGTAAAGCTAATGGACAAATTACAATTGTTGTTGAAACGAAGAAGAATCAAAAATCAAACCAGAAGTAcgagaaaacacaaagttactCTGATTTAAATCCGGCTCCTCCTCCATCCATGAGGCCAACTTGTCCGCCTGAGGCAGCTTCCACCCAGTGGCTGCTGCCGCCTTCAGGCAGAGCGTTCCTACCTGATCCAACTGGTTTCAATGGTCTGCCTCCACGAGCCATGATGGAGGATTACACTGCTGCCATGCCAAGGTCGTTCCCACACACCTGTTCTCTCTGCAGCATAGTGTGTGTTAATATTAAG AACTGGATCGTCCACCAGAATATCAACTTCCATATCAAGGCCTGCATTCTCTTCCGCAAAAC aTACCCAACCTGGGATTGTACAGTACCACTGTTTGAGAG TTTTCCTGATAAAGACTCCTCCACCTCTGCTCAGACATTCCAGCGTTATGATCACAGAGTTGGGTCCGAGAGCCggtccagatccagatccagatccagatccatcGGTCCATACAGACTGGAGAATAAATGTTACAGATCCAGGAGCAGTTCCTGCTCTCCAGGTCCTCATTTCCACGATGCTTGGATGGATAGAAGCAAACCAGAGCAACGGGAGGATCCAAACACTCACAG ATCTCTCTCACCACCTTCGACGTCGCATGACCGTTCGGATTCGAGGAGCCGTCGGAGGCGATCTTCATCCGGGAGGAGGagcaagaagaaaaagtctTCATCCGACCGGAGACACAGGAGATCAACAAGGCCATCCAGTAAACGGCTGAGGTCGAGCAGAATACAGCAGCTGACCAAAAAGCTGCTGAGAACATCAG CTGTCCGGTCGCTTATGAAGAAACCGAAACTCAAAACTGTGGTCAGAACTCTGGTTCCCATCATCTTGGCTGAACTCAAGAACCTGaaatcctcctcttcatcctcttcttctCATTCATCAAACAAGAAATTGGATTCAAATTTTTCCAAAGTGAAATCTGACCTTCAGATCGGTGAACCTGGTTCTTCCAGAAAACCTCAA GACGATGTACCAAAAGTGAAAAGGATGAAGAGCCTCAATATTCAAGGAACATCAGCCACTGTGGTTaaagaaaaggagaagca ATTTTCTGTGGAACCCAAAGTCTTCAGAAGACGACCAACCAAACCTGTGTCCAGCACTGATCTGGCTCTACATTCAACTAGACATAATGCATCTTTACCAAAAAGAAGGATGACAACAAGCAGACGCATCTCAAAAGCTAAAGCTTTGGTTTCCAAAGCAAGAATTATTCTAACCCAGCAGTTTGTCAGATCTCTAAAAGTAGGAACAGTTAAATTTAAGGtgaaaaaacaagtttcaaaGCTTCTGGGATCTACAAAGTTGATGtttacaaagaagaaagtgGCTGGTAGTGActccaaaaaaacacacaaagagttTAAACAATCTCTAAAGGGACTGGAAGAGAAAACTACagaagaaatgataaaaataagaatagaaCATCTACAGGAAGATGTGagcaaagaagaaatgaaagaaaatgaagatgttATGGAGGTAGAAAACCTGGAAACTCTTCAGACCAAAGAGTTTGAAGATGCTGAAACTCTGAAACATCTGGAAATAAGATCAGCAGATTGTGTGGAGGTTAAAACTACCACTACAGTCGAACTACAGAGGAGTTTATCCAGCGAACCAGCAGAGAGTTACGCATCAAGCTGCTCCGTTTTTGTACCAGAACCAGCTGATCCGCCTCAGACTGAACAGAATCTCCTCAAAGCTCCAACGTCTTCAGTTGGTTCATCATCAGAGTCGGAGTGA